Proteins from one Phalacrocorax carbo chromosome 30, bPhaCar2.1, whole genome shotgun sequence genomic window:
- the RAVER1 gene encoding ribonucleoprotein PTB-binding 1 isoform X5 — translation MAGVGVQTLLSVHVVCVPPQPLLTAPGGRTREVHDLLSDYELKYCFVDKYKGTAFVTLLNGEQAESAIKKFHLSKLREKEISVQLQPTDALLCIANLPQLYTQQQFEELVRPFGNLERCFLVYSEKTGHSKGYGFVEYMKKDSAARAKSDLLGKQLGTRTLYVHWTDVNQLTLDLLHSKCLCVDKLPHNYADLEELRQVFSAACAPTFCQLAYGQDGQLKGFAVLEYESAEMAEMVQQATDGLPLAGNHVRVSFCAPGPPGRSMLAALIAAQATALNRGKGLLPEPNILQILNSLGNPASVQLLLNPLLHGAVGGKQGILGAAPSVPLVTNPALSTALLQLALQNQTQAQQKALLGNSLLLQNQVWTQLLQNKENQTLFHKPGILGDSPLSSLSHGALGLANAPAQPPTPLLGELSSGGPLAGDMAQGHVKSPILPSGNVPLASFLGPVGVDRENSVLGTQVPQLTPPAVTPPALQGLTTSILGSVISGLQKPKQSENGPPASGVSLLGEPPKDFKIPLNPYLNLHSLLPANSLGGAANKGFNLKTGVLGSVSNPRISQPSLADPLLPSPGLAGDGYAFDYPPDLGSRIYPQTRDHAGPILGGFGHSRHKPFPFQLSSSPGFERGGLGPPLPPFYSGSPSSYFTSGLQAGLKQSHLNKAVGMPPSGSADTVLTLGPPSHSHSSHSKTPVGGQKRAFSHLLPSPEPSPEGCYVGQHSQGLGGHYADSYLKRKRIF, via the exons ATGGCTGGGGTAGGGGTCCAAACCCTCCTGTCCGTCCATgtcgtgtgtgtccccccccaacccctcctaACGGCTCCCGGAGGAAGAACCAGG GAAGTCCACGATCTGCTGAGCGACTACGAGCTGAAATACTGCTTTGTGGACAAATACAAAGGGACTG CCTTCGTCACGTTGCTTAACGGGGAACAGGCGGAATCGGCCATCAAAAAATTCCACCTGAGCAAACTCCGGGAGAAGGAGATCTCGGTGCAGCTACAGCCCACGGACGCCCTCCTGTGTATCGCCAACCTCCCCCAGCTCTACACCCAGCAACAATTCGAGGAGCTGGTCCGACCTTTCGGCAACCTGGAACGTTGTTTCCTGGTCTACAGCGAGAAAACGGGACACTCTAAAGGCTACGGATTTGTGGAATATATGAAAAAGGATTCGGCGGCCAGAGCCAAGTCGGACctgctggggaagcagctgggCACGCGGACTCTCTACGTCCACTGGACGGACGTCAACCAGCTGACGTTAGACCTCCTCCATTCCAAGTGCTTGTGCGTCGACAAGCTGCCCCACAACTACGCCGACCTCGAGGAGCTGCGGCAGGTCTTCTCCGCCGCCTGCGCCCCTACTTTCTGCCAG CTGGCCTACGGTCAGGACGGGCAGCTGAAAGGCTTCGCCGTCCTCGAGTACGAGTCGGCGGAGATGGCGGAGATGGTTCAGCAGGCCACGGACGGTTTGCCCCTCGCCGGGAATCACGTCCGAGTCTCCTTCTGCGCTCCCGGCCCTCCCGGCCGCAGCATGTTGGCCGCCCTCATAGCCGCGCAGGCGACG gcGCTGAATCGTGGGAAAGGGCTCCTCCCCGAGCCAAACATCCTCCAAATCCTCAACAGCCTGGGAAATCCCGCTTCCGTCCAGCTGCTGCTCAACCCCCTGCTCCACGGGGCCGTCGGAGGAAAACAGG GAATCCTCGGCGCCGCTCCCTCCGTGCCGCTGGTGACCAACCCGGCTCTCTCCACCGCCCTCCTCCAACTCGCGCTTCAGAACCAAACCCAAGCGCAGCAG AAGGCACTGCTTGGGAACTCCCTGTTACTGCAGAACCAGGTGTGgacacagctgctgcagaacaaGGAGAACCAAACCCTCTTCCAT AAACCGGGGATCCTGGGCGACTCGCCGCTGAGCTCCCTCTCCCACGGCGCCCTGGGTTTGGCCAACGCGCCGgcgcagccccccaccccgctcctgGGGGAGCTCTCCTCGG GTGGCCCCTTGGCCGGTGACATGGCACAGGGACACGTAAAATCACCGATTTTGCCTTCTGGAAACGTACCCCTGGCTTCTTTCCTGGGACCGGTGGGAGTAGATCGGGAAAATTCGGTGCTGGGGACGCAGGTGCCTCAGCTCACCCCTCCCGCCGTCACCCCGCCGGCTCTGCAGGGTCTCACCACCTCCATTCTGGGATCCGTCATCAGCGGCCtccaaaaaccaaagcagagcGAAAACGGGCCTCCCGCCTCCGGG GTCTCACTCCTGGGGGAGCCCCCCAAAGACTTCAAGATTCCTCTCAACCCTTACCTGAACTTGCACAGCCTCTTGCCAGCGAACAGCCTGGGAG GTGCTGCCAACAAAGGGTTTAATCTGAAAACCGGCGTTTTGGGGAGCGTCTCCAACCCCCGGatctcccagccctccctggccgaccctctcctcccctcgccCGGGCTGGCCGGGGACGGCTACGCCTTTGATTACCCACCG GATTTGGGATCCCGGATTTACCCCCAGACGAGAGACCACGCTGGACCCATCCTGGGGGGCTTCGGGCACAGCAGGCACAAG CCCTTTCCCTTCCAGCTCTCCTCGTCCCCGGGCTTCGAACGAGGGGGTTTGGGGCCGCCTTTGCCCCCCTTTTACTCAGGATCCCCCAGTTCCTACTTTACCAGTGGCCTTCAGGCTGGGCTCAAGCAGAGTCACCTCAACAAG GCTGTCGGGATGCCTCCGTCAGGCTCCGCAGACACCGTCCTCACCTTGGGACCCCCCAGCCACTCGCACAGCTCCCACTCAAAG accCCCGTGGGTGGCCAGAAACGAGCCTTCTcccacctcctgccctccccggAGCCCAGCCCTGAGGGCTGCTACGTGGGGCAGCACTcccagggtttgggggggcattACGCCGACTCCTACCTGAAGCGGAAAAGGATATTTTaa